Within Gemmatimonadota bacterium, the genomic segment GACGTATTCGGCACAGTCGTCGATTGGCGCAGTTCGGTCATCCGCGACGGCGAGCGATTGGGCGAGCGCAAGGGATTGGACATTGATTGGGCCGCATTTGCCGATGCGTGGCGCGGGGGCTATGGCCCATCCATGAATCGCGTGCGCACGGGCGAATTACCCTGGACAAAAATCGACGACCTGCACCGCATGATCCTGGACGAACTCCTGAAAAAATTCGGCATATCGGGATTATCCGAAGAAGAAATCGCGGACTTCAATCGCGTCTGGCATCGCCTCGATCCCTGGCCCGATGCCGCAGGCGGCTTATGGCGGTTAAAATCGCGGTACCTGATCGCCACACTATCAAACGGCAACGTATCGCTACTCGCCAACATGGCGAAATACGGCGGACTGCCCTGGGATTGCATCTTATCCGCCGAATTGGCCGGACATTACAAACCCGACGCCGAGACCTATTTGAAAGCCATCGAACTGCTCAGTTGTGAACCCCAGGAAGTCATGATGGTCGCCGCCCATCAGGGCGACCTGCACCATGCAGCGCGAGTCGGCATGAAAACGGCTTATGTATTCCGACCTTTTGAGCGAGGACCCAACGCCAAAAAAGACTTACCCCCCGATTTGGACTTCGACATCATAGCCCATGACTTTCACGACCTCGCCGATCAACTGGGGTGTTATTGAAAATGAAACTCAC encodes:
- a CDS encoding haloacid dehalogenase type II, which codes for MTLKALTFDVFGTVVDWRSSVIRDGERLGERKGLDIDWAAFADAWRGGYGPSMNRVRTGELPWTKIDDLHRMILDELLKKFGISGLSEEEIADFNRVWHRLDPWPDAAGGLWRLKSRYLIATLSNGNVSLLANMAKYGGLPWDCILSAELAGHYKPDAETYLKAIELLSCEPQEVMMVAAHQGDLHHAARVGMKTAYVFRPFERGPNAKKDLPPDLDFDIIAHDFHDLADQLGCY